A stretch of Streptosporangium album DNA encodes these proteins:
- a CDS encoding peptide ABC transporter substrate-binding protein produces the protein MLAVSACGGSPAPATGGQQATKEFSVGLTEPDHLTPGNTSSSYSVTVLQALFDTLVVIDPKGQPQMRAAESVTSDDQKVWTIKIKPGQKFHNGEPVTAASFADAWNAAAYGPNAWTNNYYFENVEGYDKLNPEAPEGSDTAPKPETDKLSGLKVIDDTTLKVALTAPFSQFPITLAYTGFAPMPKAAFTDLAAYDVKPIGNGPFALDGEWVRNRQIKVKKFDGYAGPRPAKSASVNFKIYESRDTAYVDLRAGKVDLIQTIPPASAGEAKRLLADRFVATPSGTMDYLGFPVFDKRFQNADLRKAISMAIDRQAIVDAVFNGTFKPMGSLVAPLVPGYRENACGEACVFDKAKAKALFDKAGGFSGTMNLYFSNADPSYEQWMTAVANQLKDNLGITDIQFRKIPAADYLSTLRAHKQDGPYRNNWVMDYPSPQNYLQSMWGEGNRMGWENKEFNDLLTQANSAASMDASIPLYQKAEDLALSEMPMVPLWNWQDQAGYSSKISGVQIDAYSPNLDTITVK, from the coding sequence ATGCTCGCCGTGAGTGCGTGCGGCGGATCGCCGGCGCCGGCCACCGGAGGACAGCAGGCCACGAAGGAGTTCTCCGTCGGGCTGACGGAGCCGGACCACCTGACCCCTGGCAACACCTCCAGCAGCTACTCGGTCACCGTGCTGCAGGCGCTGTTCGACACCCTGGTCGTCATCGACCCGAAGGGGCAGCCGCAGATGCGCGCCGCCGAGTCGGTGACCAGCGACGACCAGAAGGTCTGGACGATCAAGATCAAGCCGGGGCAGAAGTTCCACAACGGCGAGCCGGTGACCGCCGCGAGCTTCGCCGACGCGTGGAACGCCGCGGCCTACGGTCCCAACGCGTGGACCAACAACTACTACTTCGAGAACGTCGAGGGCTACGACAAGCTGAACCCCGAGGCCCCGGAGGGCTCGGACACCGCGCCCAAGCCCGAGACCGACAAGCTGAGCGGGTTGAAGGTCATCGACGACACCACCCTCAAGGTGGCCCTGACCGCGCCGTTCAGCCAGTTCCCGATCACGCTGGCCTACACCGGGTTCGCCCCGATGCCGAAGGCGGCATTCACCGATCTGGCGGCCTACGACGTCAAGCCGATCGGCAACGGCCCCTTCGCCCTGGACGGCGAGTGGGTGCGCAACCGGCAGATCAAGGTGAAGAAGTTCGACGGCTACGCCGGGCCCCGCCCCGCCAAGTCCGCCTCGGTCAACTTCAAGATCTACGAGAGCCGTGACACCGCCTACGTGGACCTGCGGGCCGGCAAGGTGGACCTGATCCAGACGATCCCGCCGGCGAGCGCCGGAGAGGCGAAGCGGCTGCTCGCCGACCGGTTCGTGGCCACCCCGAGCGGGACCATGGACTATCTGGGCTTCCCGGTCTTCGACAAGCGCTTCCAGAACGCCGACCTGCGCAAGGCCATCTCGATGGCCATCGACCGGCAGGCGATCGTGGACGCGGTCTTCAACGGCACCTTCAAGCCGATGGGCTCGCTGGTGGCGCCGCTCGTGCCGGGCTACCGGGAGAACGCCTGCGGCGAGGCGTGCGTCTTCGACAAGGCGAAGGCCAAGGCGCTGTTCGACAAGGCCGGCGGCTTCAGCGGCACGATGAACCTCTACTTCTCCAACGCCGACCCCAGCTACGAGCAGTGGATGACCGCGGTGGCCAACCAGCTCAAGGACAACCTCGGGATCACCGACATCCAGTTCCGCAAGATCCCGGCGGCCGACTACCTGTCCACGCTCCGCGCGCACAAGCAGGACGGGCCGTACCGCAACAACTGGGTGATGGACTACCCGAGCCCGCAGAACTACCTGCAGTCGATGTGGGGCGAGGGCAACCGGATGGGCTGGGAGAACAAGGAGTTCAACGACCTGCTCACCCAGGCCAACTCGGCCGCCAGCATGGATGCCAGCATCCCGCTCTACCAGAAGGCCGAGGACCTCGCGCTCAGCGAGATGCCGATGGTCCCGCTGTGGAACTGGCAGGACCAGGCCGGATACTCCAGCAAGATCAGCGGTGTCCAGATCGACGCCTACAGCCCGAACCTCGACACGATCACGGTGAAGTAG
- a CDS encoding ABC transporter permease, with amino-acid sequence MVETQTVEAEAVSARPGSLWHDAWLELRHRVIFWVSMVILVVALAMALLPGLFAGLGPNEGCNLRMSKKGPGDGAAFGYDLQGCEYWSQIVHGTRASVMIGIAVTVFALLISVVLGLLAGYYGGWLDAVVSRLTDVFFGIPFVLGATVILVAFPDHGVWAMTLVLVMLGWTTMTRLMRAQVIAVRDMDFVAAARMLGAGDLRIMFKHILPNAIAPVFVVAMLNVGNVIGGEATLDYLGVGLQYPEVSWGRQLNDAQTYFAEYPHLLVFPAFFLTATVLSFLLLGDVVRDALDPKLR; translated from the coding sequence GTGGTTGAGACGCAGACCGTGGAGGCCGAGGCGGTCTCGGCCCGGCCCGGGTCCCTGTGGCACGACGCCTGGCTGGAGCTCCGTCACCGGGTGATCTTCTGGGTCTCGATGGTGATCCTCGTGGTCGCCCTCGCGATGGCCCTGCTGCCCGGGCTGTTCGCCGGGCTGGGCCCGAACGAGGGCTGCAACCTGCGGATGTCGAAGAAGGGGCCGGGCGACGGCGCGGCGTTCGGCTACGACCTGCAGGGCTGCGAATACTGGTCGCAGATCGTGCACGGCACCCGGGCCTCCGTCATGATCGGCATCGCGGTGACGGTCTTCGCCCTGCTCATCTCGGTCGTGCTCGGCCTGCTCGCCGGCTACTACGGCGGCTGGCTGGACGCGGTCGTCTCCCGCCTCACGGACGTGTTCTTCGGCATCCCGTTCGTCCTGGGCGCGACCGTGATCCTGGTCGCCTTCCCCGACCACGGCGTCTGGGCGATGACCCTGGTGCTGGTCATGCTGGGCTGGACCACGATGACCCGTCTCATGCGCGCCCAGGTGATCGCGGTCCGCGACATGGACTTCGTGGCCGCCGCCCGGATGCTCGGGGCGGGCGATCTGCGGATCATGTTCAAGCACATCCTGCCCAACGCGATCGCGCCGGTCTTCGTGGTGGCCATGCTCAACGTGGGCAACGTCATCGGCGGCGAGGCCACCCTCGACTACCTGGGCGTCGGCCTGCAGTATCCGGAGGTCTCCTGGGGCCGGCAGCTCAACGACGCCCAGACGTACTTCGCCGAGTATCCCCACCTGCTCGTCTTCCCGGCGTTCTTCCTCACCGCGACGGTGCTCAGCTTCCTGCTCCTGGGCGACGTCGTCCGCGACGCCCTGGACCCCAAGCTGCGCTGA
- a CDS encoding beta-galactosidase, translated as MSVTIEVRNGVTVVDGEPRVLVSADYPYYRDDPGVWADRLRAMRDELGVEVISSYIPWRHHQPDAATAPDFTGSGHPGRDVVGFLDLCHGLGLKVIAKPGPFIHAETTYGGLPDWVCPSADGEIEPLLDAAGEPSRWADSATHLPGRPLPAPLGAAFLSKVTRWLSAVGKEVLDAAAHPDGPVIMMQIANEGIYTNGARSLSAYDYSPSGLAFFRERLLAWYGSIEEYNRTHATDHRRWDEVEPPRAWTGAVRPEEMQGHADWGRFHADYLAEVYLRWSAAVDCRVPVVVNLNPPTVEELDDWLARVRPEKWGDISYGFTNWMGVVSADPDAQARYVIAAKRAPGPNLEENWGFSELYDRAYADATTSYHQTLLALAAGATGFNVYTGAATSGWSPDLDAAYTMPYPDSAPIAADGSAGAKAPVVRVLADFFALHGVEFLECAPVRSEAFGLYLPYAGIAAWSGAEESGAPRCGTALRAFHDRMRRAGRDYAVVELESATPDGLAAHETLTVPGGPFMHRHVQDLLAGHLAAGGRIVLDGPAPGLDEDLRPCDVLARALGRAAGRTASPAAVPDAGPVRVTRGAADAFLRVHPGRDVQYLTILVQSENDGPVRVETPYGVFETDGARGGAAVARLADGALDDAVVKGLNGFLDSAVPAWITFGGRELRADRPADLARVDGKVRLLG; from the coding sequence GTGAGCGTGACCATCGAGGTCCGCAACGGAGTCACCGTCGTCGACGGCGAGCCCCGGGTGCTCGTCAGCGCCGACTACCCCTATTACCGGGACGACCCGGGAGTCTGGGCCGACCGGCTCCGGGCGATGCGCGACGAGCTGGGTGTCGAGGTGATCAGCAGCTACATCCCGTGGCGGCACCACCAGCCCGACGCCGCGACGGCGCCGGACTTCACCGGCAGCGGCCACCCCGGCAGGGACGTCGTCGGCTTCCTCGACCTGTGTCACGGGCTCGGGCTGAAGGTCATCGCCAAGCCCGGCCCGTTCATCCACGCGGAGACGACCTACGGCGGCCTGCCCGACTGGGTCTGCCCCTCCGCGGACGGGGAGATCGAGCCGCTGCTCGACGCGGCGGGCGAGCCCTCGCGCTGGGCGGACTCGGCCACACACCTGCCGGGCAGGCCGCTCCCCGCCCCGCTGGGGGCGGCGTTCCTGTCCAAGGTCACCCGGTGGCTGTCCGCCGTCGGCAAGGAGGTGCTGGACGCGGCGGCCCATCCGGACGGCCCGGTGATCATGATGCAGATCGCCAACGAGGGCATCTACACCAACGGCGCGCGGTCGCTGTCGGCCTACGACTACAGCCCCTCGGGGCTGGCGTTCTTCCGCGAGCGCCTCCTGGCGTGGTACGGCTCGATCGAGGAGTACAACCGCACCCACGCGACGGACCACCGGCGATGGGACGAGGTCGAGCCGCCCCGCGCCTGGACGGGGGCCGTGCGGCCGGAGGAGATGCAGGGCCACGCCGACTGGGGCCGGTTCCACGCCGACTACCTCGCCGAGGTCTACCTCCGCTGGAGCGCGGCCGTGGACTGCCGGGTCCCCGTGGTGGTCAACCTGAACCCGCCGACGGTCGAGGAGCTGGACGACTGGCTGGCCCGGGTGCGCCCCGAGAAGTGGGGGGACATCTCCTACGGTTTCACCAACTGGATGGGCGTGGTCTCGGCGGACCCCGACGCCCAGGCCCGATACGTGATCGCCGCCAAACGGGCCCCCGGCCCCAACCTGGAGGAGAACTGGGGCTTCTCGGAGCTCTACGACCGCGCCTACGCCGACGCGACCACCAGCTACCACCAGACCCTGCTCGCCCTCGCCGCCGGAGCCACCGGGTTCAACGTCTACACCGGGGCCGCCACCTCCGGCTGGTCACCCGACCTGGACGCGGCCTACACCATGCCCTACCCGGACAGCGCGCCCATCGCCGCCGACGGCTCCGCCGGCGCGAAGGCCCCCGTCGTCCGCGTGCTGGCGGACTTCTTCGCCCTGCACGGCGTGGAGTTCCTGGAGTGCGCACCCGTCAGGAGCGAGGCCTTCGGGCTGTATCTGCCCTATGCCGGGATCGCCGCCTGGTCCGGCGCGGAGGAGTCCGGGGCGCCCCGGTGCGGCACCGCCCTGCGCGCCTTCCACGACCGGATGCGTCGGGCGGGCCGTGACTACGCCGTCGTCGAACTGGAGAGCGCCACGCCCGACGGGCTGGCCGCCCACGAGACGCTGACCGTCCCCGGCGGGCCGTTCATGCACCGCCACGTCCAGGACCTGCTGGCCGGACATCTCGCGGCCGGTGGCCGGATCGTGCTGGACGGCCCCGCGCCCGGCCTCGACGAGGACCTGCGCCCGTGCGACGTGCTCGCCCGGGCCCTCGGCCGCGCCGCCGGCCGTACCGCGTCCCCGGCGGCCGTCCCGGACGCCGGTCCGGTCCGGGTGACGCGCGGCGCGGCGGACGCGTTCCTGCGGGTCCATCCCGGACGCGACGTCCAGTATCTGACGATCCTCGTGCAGAGCGAGAACGACGGGCCCGTCAGGGTGGAGACCCCGTACGGCGTCTTCGAGACGGACGGCGCGCGGGGCGGGGCGGCCGTGGCGCGGCTGGCCGACGGCGCCCTGGACGACGCCGTCGTCAAGGGGCTCAACGGTTTTCTCGACTCGGCCGTACCCGCGTGGATCACCTTCGGCGGCCGGGAGCTACGGGCGGACCGCCCCGCCGACCTGGCCCGCGTCGACGGGAAGGTGCGCCTGCTCGGGTGA
- a CDS encoding sugar ABC transporter substrate-binding protein: protein MIRRVTGTAAGVALLIGLAACGGGSDKAAEAKTLTYWMFQDRTPQAGEVVEKLRTDFEKANGVTVKIVKIPKDDYNTKLGSAIASGSVPDVGILDQPLVSRYALDGTIKEMPAGTVDEKAYYEGALNTNRVNDKLYGLPVDHTAVALFYNKKFVPAPPKTWDELKQMTAKIHQDDPKTAGMVVPKGDGYGAWMWPGIVAGAGGSLVDEKDKKILFDQQPGVDALQLWVDLLPSSPRAITDSDKAFENGLAGMMISGPWDVANIKDQFPDLQFGTAPLPYKTQPAGNIGGENAVVFTKGKNADLAWKWLAYLTNSDNNTKLSQALGGFPTNIAAAERDAATFGPDQAAFLEQLKVAQARPALPQWIQINDEIIAPAIESALSGKVTSQQALSDAAAKTRALLGWTG from the coding sequence ATGATCAGGAGAGTCACAGGGACGGCGGCCGGCGTGGCGCTGCTCATCGGACTTGCCGCGTGCGGCGGCGGCTCCGATAAGGCCGCGGAGGCCAAGACGCTGACTTACTGGATGTTCCAGGACCGCACACCGCAGGCCGGAGAGGTCGTCGAGAAGCTCCGCACCGACTTCGAGAAGGCCAACGGCGTCACGGTGAAGATCGTCAAGATCCCCAAGGACGACTACAACACCAAGCTCGGCAGCGCCATCGCCAGCGGGAGCGTCCCGGACGTCGGCATCCTCGACCAGCCGCTCGTGTCCCGGTACGCGCTGGACGGCACGATCAAGGAGATGCCCGCGGGCACCGTGGACGAGAAGGCCTACTACGAGGGGGCGCTGAACACCAACCGGGTGAACGACAAGCTCTACGGCCTGCCCGTGGACCACACCGCGGTCGCCCTGTTCTACAACAAGAAGTTCGTCCCGGCACCGCCCAAGACCTGGGACGAGCTCAAGCAGATGACCGCGAAGATCCATCAGGACGATCCGAAGACCGCCGGCATGGTGGTGCCCAAGGGCGACGGCTACGGCGCCTGGATGTGGCCGGGCATCGTCGCGGGCGCCGGCGGCTCCCTCGTGGACGAGAAGGACAAGAAGATCCTCTTCGACCAGCAGCCCGGGGTCGACGCGCTGCAGCTCTGGGTGGACCTGCTCCCCTCCTCGCCCAGGGCGATCACCGACTCGGACAAGGCATTCGAGAACGGCCTGGCCGGCATGATGATCTCCGGCCCGTGGGACGTCGCCAACATCAAGGACCAGTTCCCCGACCTGCAGTTCGGCACCGCGCCCCTGCCGTACAAGACCCAGCCGGCCGGCAACATCGGCGGCGAGAACGCGGTGGTCTTCACCAAGGGCAAGAACGCCGACCTGGCCTGGAAGTGGCTCGCCTACCTGACCAACTCCGACAACAACACCAAGCTGTCCCAGGCCCTCGGCGGCTTCCCGACCAACATCGCGGCGGCCGAGAGGGACGCCGCGACCTTCGGGCCCGACCAGGCCGCGTTCCTGGAGCAGCTCAAGGTCGCCCAGGCCCGGCCGGCCCTGCCGCAGTGGATCCAGATCAACGACGAGATCATCGCTCCCGCCATCGAGTCGGCGCTGAGCGGCAAGGTCACCTCACAGCAGGCGCTGAGCGACGCGGCGGCCAAGACCCGCGCCCTGCTCGGCTGGACCGGCTGA
- a CDS encoding DUF2264 domain-containing protein: protein MPYDREDMGRLVRELTGPLVAHLSPGRARLRLGTNAAHYPDAAAELEAFARPLWGLGPLAAGGGTFEHWELWRRGLASGTDPGHEEFWGAVTDFDQRLVETAAIGLALALAPEVVWDPLSGRERDNLAAWLLHALTVEAVDSNWHFFPVMVGLGLERVGVGFDPAPNAARLERLESFALGGGWYGDGPTAQRDYYIPFAMHYYGLIYAALAGDRDPGRAERLRERAAAFALDFQHWFASDGAAVPFGRSLTYRFAQGAFWGALAFADVEALPWGTVKGHLMRHLRWWRGRPIRDSAGLLTLGYGYNQPLLTEQYNAPGSPYWALKAFLPLALPAEHPLWTAEEEAAPDLPAVATQPEAGVALMRCEEGRQVVMLSAQQYNTWARHGAAKYTKFAYSTFFGFSVPSGSRGLDQGAFDSTLAVSDDGVHWRPCEVPRDSTAHDGLLHSHWAPWPDVEIETWLVARPPWHVRVHRVRAERGFFSAEGAFAVNRDTPPRRSAEGPGHARLDSPSGLCVIEDLTGVRAGRLVHALPGTNVLAPRTVIPTLTGEHGPGEHWLACAVLGLTESPPDAEWPEPPGWGTVSELLPGGHTCGLRE, encoded by the coding sequence GTGCCGTACGACCGCGAGGACATGGGCCGACTTGTGCGCGAGCTGACCGGGCCGCTGGTCGCCCACCTCAGTCCCGGGCGCGCGCGCCTGCGGCTCGGGACCAACGCCGCCCACTACCCCGACGCGGCCGCCGAGCTTGAGGCGTTCGCCCGTCCGCTGTGGGGGCTGGGACCGCTGGCGGCGGGCGGCGGGACGTTCGAGCACTGGGAGCTGTGGCGCCGGGGGCTGGCGTCCGGCACCGATCCCGGACATGAGGAGTTCTGGGGGGCGGTGACCGACTTCGACCAGCGGCTGGTGGAGACCGCCGCGATCGGCCTGGCGCTCGCCCTCGCGCCCGAGGTCGTATGGGACCCGTTGAGCGGCCGGGAGCGGGACAACCTCGCGGCCTGGCTGCTCCACGCACTCACCGTCGAGGCCGTCGACAGCAACTGGCACTTCTTCCCCGTCATGGTGGGGCTCGGCCTGGAGCGCGTCGGCGTCGGCTTCGACCCCGCGCCCAACGCCGCCCGGCTGGAGCGCCTGGAATCCTTCGCGCTCGGCGGGGGCTGGTACGGCGACGGCCCCACCGCCCAGCGCGACTACTACATCCCGTTCGCGATGCACTACTACGGCCTGATCTACGCCGCCCTGGCCGGAGACCGCGATCCCGGCCGCGCCGAACGTCTCCGCGAGCGGGCGGCGGCCTTCGCCCTCGACTTCCAGCACTGGTTCGCCTCGGACGGGGCCGCCGTGCCCTTCGGCCGGAGCCTGACCTACCGCTTCGCCCAGGGGGCGTTCTGGGGCGCGCTCGCCTTCGCCGACGTCGAGGCCCTGCCCTGGGGGACGGTCAAGGGCCACCTGATGCGGCACCTGCGCTGGTGGCGGGGGCGGCCGATCCGCGACTCCGCCGGGCTGCTCACGCTGGGCTACGGCTACAACCAGCCCCTGCTCACCGAGCAGTACAACGCCCCCGGCTCCCCCTACTGGGCGCTGAAGGCCTTCCTGCCGCTGGCGCTGCCCGCCGAACACCCCCTCTGGACCGCGGAGGAGGAGGCCGCACCGGACCTGCCGGCGGTCGCCACCCAGCCGGAGGCGGGCGTCGCGCTGATGCGGTGCGAGGAGGGCAGGCAGGTGGTCATGCTGAGCGCGCAGCAGTACAACACCTGGGCACGCCACGGCGCGGCGAAGTACACCAAGTTCGCCTACTCCACCTTCTTCGGGTTCAGCGTGCCGAGCGGCTCCCGGGGGCTCGACCAGGGCGCGTTCGACAGCACCCTCGCGGTGAGCGACGACGGCGTGCACTGGCGGCCGTGCGAGGTGCCGCGGGACTCCACGGCGCACGACGGCCTGCTCCACAGCCACTGGGCGCCGTGGCCGGACGTGGAGATCGAGACCTGGCTGGTCGCCCGGCCTCCGTGGCACGTGCGGGTGCACCGCGTCCGCGCGGAACGCGGGTTCTTCTCCGCCGAGGGCGCCTTCGCGGTGAACCGCGATACGCCCCCGCGCCGCTCCGCCGAGGGGCCGGGCCACGCCCGCCTCGACTCCCCCTCGGGGCTGTGCGTGATCGAGGACCTCACCGGCGTGCGGGCCGGGCGGCTCGTGCACGCCCTGCCCGGCACCAACGTGCTCGCCCCGCGCACGGTGATCCCCACGCTGACCGGCGAGCACGGACCGGGCGAGCACTGGCTGGCCTGCGCGGTGCTGGGCCTGACGGAATCCCCGCCGGACGCGGAGTGGCCGGAGCCGCCCGGCTGGGGGACCGTCTCGGAGCTCCTGCCCGGCGGCCACACCTGCGGCCTTCGCGAGTGA
- a CDS encoding ABC transporter permease — protein MRYALHRLLQAVPVFFATTFLIYAMVFALPGDPILALAGDKPLPDEVLHTLRERYHLNDPLIVQYGLYMLHAVQGDLGQTFTGQPVSELLQGRWAVTAQLAVTAWIFELVVGIGLGVIAGLRRGGIADTAVLAGTTFVIAVPVFVVGYTAQIMLGLNLSLFPTAGVDEGWPVSYLLPGMVLGSFGLAYVARLTRTSLIENMRADYVRTARAKGLRRRRVIGRHALRNSLIPVVTFLGVDFGNLMAGAVVTEGIFNLPGIGQQVFQSIQLQEGPVVVGIVTMLVMIFIVVNLLVDLLYGVLDPRISRG, from the coding sequence GTGAGGTACGCGCTCCACCGGCTGCTCCAGGCGGTCCCGGTCTTCTTCGCCACCACGTTCCTGATCTACGCGATGGTCTTCGCCCTGCCCGGCGACCCGATCCTGGCCCTGGCGGGTGACAAGCCCCTGCCCGACGAGGTCCTGCACACGCTCCGGGAGCGCTACCACCTCAACGACCCGCTGATCGTCCAGTACGGCCTCTACATGCTGCACGCCGTCCAGGGCGACCTGGGGCAGACCTTCACCGGACAGCCGGTCAGCGAGCTGCTCCAGGGGCGCTGGGCCGTCACCGCCCAGCTCGCCGTCACCGCCTGGATCTTCGAGCTCGTGGTCGGCATCGGCCTCGGCGTGATCGCGGGACTGCGCCGCGGCGGGATCGCCGACACGGCGGTGCTGGCCGGGACCACCTTCGTCATCGCGGTCCCGGTCTTCGTCGTCGGTTACACCGCGCAGATCATGCTGGGCCTGAACCTCTCGCTGTTCCCCACCGCGGGCGTGGACGAGGGATGGCCGGTCAGCTACCTGCTGCCCGGCATGGTGCTCGGCTCGTTCGGCCTGGCGTACGTGGCCCGGCTGACCCGCACCAGCCTCATCGAGAACATGCGGGCCGACTACGTCCGTACGGCGCGCGCCAAGGGTCTGCGCCGGAGACGGGTGATCGGCCGGCACGCGCTGCGCAACTCGCTGATCCCGGTGGTCACCTTCCTCGGCGTGGACTTCGGCAACCTCATGGCCGGCGCGGTCGTCACCGAGGGCATCTTCAACCTGCCGGGCATCGGCCAGCAGGTCTTCCAGTCCATCCAGCTCCAGGAGGGGCCCGTCGTCGTGGGCATCGTCACCATGCTCGTGATGATCTTCATCGTGGTCAACCTGCTCGTCGACCTCCTGTACGGCGTGCTCGACCCGAGGATCAGCCGTGGTTGA
- a CDS encoding carbohydrate ABC transporter permease: MAYFIIFLLYPALSALYYSFTDWDLRTDAAWVGLANYADLIFDDVKYPHFWKSVQVTLQYTLIAVPLTLGTALAQALLLNAIRRGSNVFRLLLFLPVVTAEAAVGAIWRWLYDPQYGLVNSFLGLFGIPGQNWLNTPELVIPALAFIAAWQCGISMIIYLAGLKGIPDSIREAAIIDGATPVQRFWRVVFPMLRPTTFYLLVTGVIAALQVFGLVYVIFSGGGGKSVTGGPEQSGLTYVLHLYLFAFRYDAMGAACAMSFILFVFIMIITALQFKFVKQEAS; the protein is encoded by the coding sequence ATGGCGTACTTCATCATCTTCCTGCTCTATCCGGCGCTGTCGGCGCTCTACTACAGCTTCACCGACTGGGACCTGCGCACCGACGCCGCCTGGGTGGGGCTGGCCAACTACGCCGACCTGATCTTCGACGACGTCAAATACCCGCACTTCTGGAAGTCGGTGCAGGTCACCCTCCAGTACACCCTGATCGCGGTGCCGCTGACCCTGGGGACCGCGCTGGCCCAGGCCCTGCTCCTCAACGCGATCCGCCGGGGCTCCAACGTGTTCCGGCTGCTGCTGTTCCTGCCCGTGGTCACCGCCGAGGCGGCCGTCGGCGCCATCTGGCGGTGGCTCTACGACCCGCAGTACGGGCTGGTCAACAGCTTCCTCGGCCTGTTCGGCATCCCCGGGCAGAACTGGCTCAACACTCCCGAGCTGGTCATCCCGGCGCTGGCGTTCATCGCCGCCTGGCAGTGCGGCATCTCCATGATCATCTATCTGGCGGGGCTGAAGGGCATCCCCGACTCGATCCGCGAGGCGGCGATCATCGACGGTGCCACCCCGGTCCAGCGGTTCTGGAGGGTCGTGTTCCCGATGCTGCGGCCCACCACCTTCTACCTGCTGGTCACCGGTGTGATCGCGGCGCTGCAGGTGTTCGGCCTGGTCTACGTGATCTTCTCCGGCGGCGGCGGCAAGAGCGTCACCGGCGGACCGGAGCAGTCAGGCCTGACCTACGTCCTGCACCTCTACCTGTTCGCCTTCCGCTACGACGCGATGGGCGCGGCCTGCGCGATGTCGTTCATCCTGTTCGTCTTCATCATGATCATCACTGCCCTCCAGTTCAAGTTCGTCAAGCAGGAGGCGTCGTGA
- a CDS encoding carbohydrate ABC transporter permease: protein MRTSKKVRLTPIYVALVLLAAVSVVPFVWMLATSFKHGSDVYTKVPSLLPLDRKTGDWSPTLENYDHVLQVGGLGQAFLNSVWVCLVLVPAKLLIDALAAYSFARIPFPGRDKLFVLMLAGMMVPTITLLVPRIHVTQQLGMFDSGWGLIIPNVASVLDIFLLRQFFLSLPGELEEAARIDGAGRMQIFWRIILPLSKPVLAVVTITSFIFHWNDLVWPLVVLNDPELYTLPLALQQLASSESGRAYYIMAGAALAVVPVIVVLLIFQRRIMQGIAFTGLKS from the coding sequence GTGAGGACATCGAAGAAGGTACGGCTCACGCCCATCTACGTCGCCCTGGTGCTGCTGGCGGCGGTCTCGGTCGTCCCGTTCGTCTGGATGCTGGCCACCTCGTTCAAGCACGGCTCCGACGTCTACACCAAGGTGCCCAGCCTGCTGCCGCTGGACCGCAAGACCGGCGACTGGTCGCCGACCCTGGAGAACTACGACCACGTCCTGCAGGTCGGCGGGCTCGGCCAGGCGTTCCTCAACAGCGTCTGGGTCTGCCTGGTCCTGGTGCCGGCCAAGCTCCTGATCGACGCGCTGGCCGCCTACTCCTTCGCCCGCATCCCCTTCCCGGGGCGCGACAAGCTGTTCGTCCTGATGCTCGCCGGCATGATGGTGCCGACCATCACCCTGCTGGTGCCGCGCATCCACGTCACCCAGCAGCTCGGCATGTTCGACTCCGGGTGGGGCCTGATCATTCCCAACGTGGCCTCCGTCCTGGACATCTTCCTGCTCCGGCAGTTCTTCCTCTCGCTGCCGGGCGAGCTGGAGGAGGCGGCGCGGATCGACGGCGCCGGGCGGATGCAGATCTTCTGGCGGATCATCCTGCCGCTGTCCAAACCGGTGCTCGCGGTCGTCACGATCACCAGCTTCATCTTCCACTGGAACGACCTGGTCTGGCCGCTGGTGGTCCTCAACGACCCCGAGCTCTACACGCTGCCGCTCGCCCTGCAGCAGCTGGCCAGCAGCGAATCCGGGCGTGCCTACTACATCATGGCGGGCGCCGCCCTGGCGGTCGTGCCCGTGATCGTGGTTCTGCTGATCTTCCAGCGCCGCATCATGCAGGGCATCGCCTTCACCGGTCTCAAGAGCTGA